The following nucleotide sequence is from Mucilaginibacter sp. cycad4.
GCGCGGTTTCGGCAAAGTAAGCGCCGTCATGATTGTAAAACTGTTTTACCTGTGCTTTATTGGCCGTTAGTATCTTAGCGTACATATTGAACAGGGGCATCATCATGTCGAAGTCGCCGGCCATGAGCCTGGGCCAGTACATTGCTCGTGTGTTTTGAAACCAATATTGCCCGCCCCAAGCTCTGAAATCAGCATTTTGGGGGTCGGGTTTGCCATCATGTTTCCAGCCGGGGTTATCCACAACAAATATCGACCCATTGAACTTTATAGGCCCGGTTCCTCTCCCCGCGCAGGCAGTAACAAAGCGCTGCAATATATAACCCTGTGTAACCTGTGTGGCTAAGTCATCACCTTTTAAAAATATGTGGCTGCGGTTCCAGAATTGTTGCCACCATTTTTGATGTGCCAGCCGGGTTTGTTCCACATTTAGGTTCCCCATTGCTGTCTCTTGTTTGTCCAGCTGAGCAAGCCACTTCTTACCGGTGCCCGCAACCGCTGTTAAAGGATAAATGGAAACGAGCTGTGTGTTTACATTGCCCGATTGCAGTGTCGATGCATCTTTACTCACTAATCCTTTACCCTTTACAACAGCCCCAAAAGTAAGGTTAGCCAAATGCGGATCGGCAGTTGCCGAATTATGATGATACCAGACAATGCGGTTTTTCTCGTTGTTCAGCACGGTGTCTGTTTGGCCGGCGCGCCAATTATCAAGCTTTACGTTTACCGAAACAGGAATATGGCTCTGTGCCTCTACCCTTATTACCGGGTTATTGGCATCAACCCAAACCCTCAGCTTAACTGCTGATCTGCCTTCGCCTTCCTGCACTAATATTTCGCCACCGCGTAATTTTAATATCTGTTTAAAGGCTGCGCTTTTGGCCAGCGGGCTGGGACTTACCGAAATATGAATGGCACCCAATTTCATGAGTACGCCACCCTGTTGCATCCAGGGGTCTTTCTGGGCATCCAATTCGCCGCCCCAGGCATCGGTTTTACTGATGTAGAAAACCAGGTCGCCTTTTTTTTCCACCCACACATTGAGGCCTATGTCCCCATTACCCAACGGCATTGACTGCGACGAAGTTGGCCCGGGCACATCCCAGGTGACGTTATAATTATCGAGTAGGGAATCTGTAACAGCCGCCACGATTTGGGCTTCGGTTTTGGTTATGCTTAAGGCTAAAAAAGTGAGGCAGGCGTACTTTAAAAGATTGTTGTTCATTATGAAATATATTGTAGATTGTTATAATGATTATATAATATGTGTATTTATCGACCGGCGAGCAAACCGCCGCCGGCGTTGACCGGCGAATGCTCTCGCCCTGTACTTTCAACACAACGGTTTGCAATACCGGCAAAGCTTTAAGGCCGCCTGAAGAAAGCGGAGCGTTCAGCCTCGCCTGTGCCCCTTGTTTTAAACCGCTTAAAATGATACTTTGTGACGCCGTCCGGGCTGGCTTATTGGTTGATTGATAGTACAAATAAATTGCCCCGGCTTAATAAAACATTAAAAAAGTATTAACCTGTAACGATTGAGTGAATTTTGTATTTTATCGCCGCTTTAAGGGCATCGGAAACAAAAAATAGCTCAATTTGTAGTACTTCTATATATCCGTCCGTGATCATAAAGAAACTGGAGCATTTTCTTTACATGGTTGATGTCATCCGGCAATAGGTGCATCACGTCAGCATGCCCGCGCTGAGCCCACCACTGTTTATGGCATCAGCAAAAAGATGGGGAATACTGGTGCAATTGGAAATTCCGGCATGCTTAACCATGCTGTTTCGTTCCCATTAGACCAGCGAGTTGTGTGAGGAATATCAAATTTCAAATATGTAATTCAGGAAGATAACATGGTTATAGTGTAACAGAACGCTCTGAACTCTTCGCCGGAACGCATTGATCAACGGCTTCGGAATATCCAGGCTTTTAGTTATTTTGGTATGAAAATCAGCGGAGAGGGAGGGATTCGAACCCTCGATACCCTTTTGGAGTATACACACTTTCCAGGCGTGCTCTTTCGACCACTCAGACACCTCTCCGTGTAAATGTGGATTGCAAAGGTAAAATATTTGCCCTTACTATCAATAAAAAAGCGAAGCCAGTTTTAACTGGCTTCGCTTTCACAAAAACTTAACTCTACTTATAAAAATTGCACTAGCATAAGTATGACGGTTATTGTGTGCTTTGGTTTAATTTGAGTAAAAAATATTAGGCCGTAATGCAGATACATAATTTTAGCTTATGTTTGCTCCGCACTGTCACATGGCGGTGGTTAACGTAAAATACTGTTTTGGTTGCAATGCTGAGCATCAACGACATTAAAAAACCTATTGCTGCCGATATTGATGCGTTTGAGGAGAAATTCAGGAACTCAATGAAAAGTTCCGTTCCTCTGCTTGACCGTATCACGCATTATATCGTAAAGCGTAAAGGCAAGCAGATCCGCCCCATGTTCGTGTTCTTTTCGGCCAGCATTTGCGGAGGCATCAATGAGGCAACGCACCGCGGAGCGGCATTGGTTGAGCTGTTACATACGGCATCACTTGTGCACGACGATGTGGTTGATAACTCCTACCAGCGCCGCGGCTTTTTCTCTATCAATGCTTTATGGAAAAATAAGATAGCCGTTTTGGTGGGCGATTACCTGCTATCAAAAGGTTTATTGCTTTCTATCGATAACAACGATTTTCAACTGCTGCGTATCGTATCCGATGCTGTTAAGCAAATGAGCGAGGGCGAACTGATGCAGATTGAAAAGGTACGCCGTATGGATATTGGCGAACCTGTTTATTACGAAGTGATCAGGCAGAAAACCGCTTCGCTTATTGCATCATGCTGTGCATGCGGCGCTGCATCGGCGGGGGCCAGTGATGAAGTAGTTGAAAAAATGCGCCTCTTTGGCGAAAAGATAGGTATCGCCTTCCAGATCAAGGACGATATGTTTGATTTTGGTACCGATGATGTGGGTAAGCCATTAGGTATTGATATTAAAGAGAAAAAAGTTACCCTGCCGCTGATTTACGCGCTGGCCAATTGCAGCAGCTCAGAAAAAAAGAGAGTGATCAACCTGGTGAAGAACCATAATGAAGAGCCTAAAAAAATTGCTGAGATCATCAAATTCGTAAAGGATACCGGGGGCCTGCAATACGCCGAAACCCAGATGAAAAAGTACCAGGAGGAGGCTTTTGAGATCCTGAACACATTCCCCGACAGCGACTCGCACCGCGGACTGGAGCAACTGGTTAGGTTTACTACCGAAAGGGACAAATAAATCAATTTTATTGCTGTATATAAATAACTGGCTTTTTAAAGATGCACTGCTTATCTTTATCATAACCGGTTTTTACAATTATGACAGCTACAATTCCCACTCTGTTTGAATGGGCGGGCGGCACACCTGCTTTTGAACAGCTTTTCAATAATTTTTATGATAAAGTTTTAGCCGATGAATTGCTGGAGCCTGTATTTAAGCACATGTCGCCCCAGCACCGAATGCATGTGGCGCATTTTGTAAGCGAAGTATTCGGCGGGCCCAAAACCTATAGTGAAACTGAAGGCAGCCATTATGCCATGATCAATAAGCATTTGCAAAGGTATTTAAACGAAGCACACCGTAAGCGCTGGATTGAACTGTTGCTGCAAACCGCCGATGAACTATCGCTGCCAGATGACCCTGAATTTCGTTCGGCTTTTATGGCCTACCTGGAGTGGGGCACGCGGATAGCGGTGTTGAACTCCCAAACGGATAATACAACTGAAAGCGCCGATACACCTATGCCGAAATGGGGCTGGGGTGTACCGGGCGGACCATACATTCCCTGAATAATAACACGGGCATGTAAAATGACCGGTGTACCGGGTCGGCACATCATAATTACCATCCTTCCGGCGTTTATGTTCGGGTAAACTTATTAACTTCGTAAATGCAGTCCATACAATCCCTTTTTCCCAAAATAGGTTTTTTCTCTATCCTTGATGTATTGCTGGTGGCTTTGATCATTTACCAGTTGTATAACCTCATCAGGGGAACCATTGCGGCTAATATCTTCATTGGTTTCGCAGTGATCTTTGCCCTTAATTTTGTGGTAAAGGCTTTAGACATGAAGCTGCTTACCATTATCCTGGGCAAGTTTGTTGATGTTGGGATCATTGCCATTATCGTGGTATTTCAGCAGGAAGTAAGGCGGTTTTTATTGCTGGTAGGGAAAAATGCATCCTTACAGCGTAATAAAGCCTGGTGGCAGTATTTCTTCGGAAAATCTGAAGTGGAAAAAAATAACTACGCCCGTATAAAACCTATTATTGATGCCTGCAAAAGCCTGAAGCAAACCCGCACAGGGGCGCTTATCGTTTTTGCTAAGTATTATGACGAACAGTTTTATCAAAATAGCTGCGAGGTGGTGGAGGCCAAAATTTCAAAACGTTTGCTCGAGAGTATTTTTCAGAAAACCAGTCCGCTGCATGATGGTGCGGTGGTGATTTCGGAGAATAAGATAAAATCGGCAAGTTGTATTTTACCACTTACCGAAAAAACAGACCTGCCGGCACAGTTTGGTCTGCGCCACAGGGCAGGCATTGGTGTAACGGAAGCTAATGAAGCAACGGCGATCATTGTATCTGAAGAAACCGGTGAAATCTCTTACGCCAAGCAGGGCCGGATTAAAATGAATATCAGTTTTGCTGAATTGGAAAAGGTTTTGAATAAAGATTTTTAAAGGTCAGGCTCATAATGAAAAAGCTTGTTCGTCAACTGGCGCAAGTCTTGTGTGAAGGATAGTGCAGGGATGACTTGTGACACCCCAGTTAATGTATATTTCAAGGAGTAACCTTATCTTTTTTAACCTCAACAACATCCGGATTAACAACATCTATCTTTTTAATCAGCATGTGATATTTCGTCCCCGGTTCATCTGTTTTAACAACCGGCATATTATCGCGTGGATAGGTTTTAATAACCGGCATGCGGCTGTAAACGGTTTCATCTGCAATAAGCTCGCGTGTGTTTAACCGTGTGCCATTATTGTTTAATAGTCCGTTTTGCGGAAGTACCGGGATTAATTTTGACAGGTTGGTATCGGCCTTGAATGGTTTCAGGTTAAATAGCTTATCGACAGCATTATTGTTACCGGGAGCTTTATTTAAATTTTGTGCTTTAAGCCGACTTGCACAGGCTAAAATAGCAACAAAGAGTAAGGCTTTTTTCATGGCGATAATATTTTATACTAATATACCTATCATTCAATAATATTTAAATGTTAAATAATGTTATTTATTGTTAAATGCTTTTTAATTGAACCCAAATACCCAAGCCGTAAAATGATAGATTTTATTACTTTTGTTGAAAATTTAAAAACCGATGAGCGAACTCATTAAAAAACAAGTAAACGATGCAAAGGCCAATATGGATAAGGCCATTGAGCATGCGGACAGCGAACTAAATAAAATACGTGCAGGTAAAGCAAGCCCATCATTATTGGATGACGTTAAAGTTGATTACTACGGTACACCAACACCTCTTAGCCAGATCGGCAGTGTAAATACTCCTGATGCCCGTACTATCGTTGTTCAGCCATGGGAAAAATCATTACTGGGCGCAATTGAAAAAGCCATCAAGGAAGCAAATTTAGGGCTTAACCCACAAAACGACGGTATCATTATCCGTATTAACGTACCGCCGCTTACCGAAGAACGCCGCCGTGACCTGGTTAAAAAAGCCAAAGGTGAAGCTGAAACCGGTAAAATAGCTATCCGTAACATTCGTAAGGATGCCAACGAAAAGATCAAAAAATTAAAATCGGAAGGTGTTTCTGAAGATGAAATAAAAACAGGCGAAGCTGAAGTACAAAAACTTACTGATGTTTACATCGCTAAAGTCGACCAGCTTTCAGAAGCTAAAGAAAAAGATATCATGACGGTTTAATATTAACCTTGTGTCAAATTAAAAGGGAATGAGCTACTTAGCCATTCCCTTTTTTTATGTTTGCTGCCGAAACATGAATGTATTAATCTCTTACTTAAAAAAACACCGCGGGATAGTTGTATTTGCACTTTTCCTGGCGGCAATGAATATAGGCTTTTCACTGCTCGACCCATGGATAACCGGCCGCATTGTTGACCGTGTTATTGAACAACGCAGTAAGCTGAAATATGACGCATACCTGAACCAGGTGCTGATGCTGGTTGGTGCAGCCATCGGTGTTGCCATGGTATCGCGTATAGCTAAAAACTTTCAGGATTATTTTACCAATATAATTACCCAAAAAGTTGGTGCCGAAATGTATGCCGATGGTTTAAAGCACTCGCTTGAGCTGCCTTACCAGGTATTTGAAGACCAGCGGAGCGGCGAAACTTTGGGCATATTGCAAAAAGTACGTTTAGATTGCGAAAAATTTATCACTTCTTTTATCGGGATCCTTTTTGTATCCCTGATCGGGATGGTGTTTGTAATTGTATATTCGGTAAGTGTAAGCTATAAAGTTACGTTGGTATATTTTGCAGCGATACCGATCATCACTTTTGTGAGTATGGCTAT
It contains:
- a CDS encoding DUF5703 domain-containing protein; translated protein: MNNNLLKYACLTFLALSITKTEAQIVAAVTDSLLDNYNVTWDVPGPTSSQSMPLGNGDIGLNVWVEKKGDLVFYISKTDAWGGELDAQKDPWMQQGGVLMKLGAIHISVSPSPLAKSAAFKQILKLRGGEILVQEGEGRSAVKLRVWVDANNPVIRVEAQSHIPVSVNVKLDNWRAGQTDTVLNNEKNRIVWYHHNSATADPHLANLTFGAVVKGKGLVSKDASTLQSGNVNTQLVSIYPLTAVAGTGKKWLAQLDKQETAMGNLNVEQTRLAHQKWWQQFWNRSHIFLKGDDLATQVTQGYILQRFVTACAGRGTGPIKFNGSIFVVDNPGWKHDGKPDPQNADFRAWGGQYWFQNTRAMYWPRLMAGDFDMMMPLFNMYAKILTANKAQVKQFYNHDGAYFAETAPFWGGLQFMGPNVKANYTNHYFTPILELSMMMLDYYEYTSDTRFVEQTLLPVATAGIEFFDKHFGRDSTGKLLLDPDNSIEMFWKVHNPAPDIAALRAVISRMITLSNTLVDDKTRQQWQKLYNELPPLPMAEVNGKNVLLPYTGPQTAKSFNSENPELYAVYPFRLYGIGKPDLELALNTFNTRKQRAKGCWVQDPIQAAMLGQADVAKDYVSFAFTRKSPDLKFPAFWASGNDYHPDEDNGGNGENGLQQMLMQADGKKIILLPAWPAGWDADFKLNAPYNTRVQGKVVNGKLQNLKVTPANRMADVVDMTKKRHGPRF
- a CDS encoding polyprenyl synthetase family protein; its protein translation is MLSINDIKKPIAADIDAFEEKFRNSMKSSVPLLDRITHYIVKRKGKQIRPMFVFFSASICGGINEATHRGAALVELLHTASLVHDDVVDNSYQRRGFFSINALWKNKIAVLVGDYLLSKGLLLSIDNNDFQLLRIVSDAVKQMSEGELMQIEKVRRMDIGEPVYYEVIRQKTASLIASCCACGAASAGASDEVVEKMRLFGEKIGIAFQIKDDMFDFGTDDVGKPLGIDIKEKKVTLPLIYALANCSSSEKKRVINLVKNHNEEPKKIAEIIKFVKDTGGLQYAETQMKKYQEEAFEILNTFPDSDSHRGLEQLVRFTTERDK
- a CDS encoding group II truncated hemoglobin — encoded protein: MTATIPTLFEWAGGTPAFEQLFNNFYDKVLADELLEPVFKHMSPQHRMHVAHFVSEVFGGPKTYSETEGSHYAMINKHLQRYLNEAHRKRWIELLLQTADELSLPDDPEFRSAFMAYLEWGTRIAVLNSQTDNTTESADTPMPKWGWGVPGGPYIP
- the cdaA gene encoding diadenylate cyclase CdaA; this translates as MQSIQSLFPKIGFFSILDVLLVALIIYQLYNLIRGTIAANIFIGFAVIFALNFVVKALDMKLLTIILGKFVDVGIIAIIVVFQQEVRRFLLLVGKNASLQRNKAWWQYFFGKSEVEKNNYARIKPIIDACKSLKQTRTGALIVFAKYYDEQFYQNSCEVVEAKISKRLLESIFQKTSPLHDGAVVISENKIKSASCILPLTEKTDLPAQFGLRHRAGIGVTEANEATAIIVSEETGEISYAKQGRIKMNISFAELEKVLNKDF
- the frr gene encoding ribosome recycling factor yields the protein MSELIKKQVNDAKANMDKAIEHADSELNKIRAGKASPSLLDDVKVDYYGTPTPLSQIGSVNTPDARTIVVQPWEKSLLGAIEKAIKEANLGLNPQNDGIIIRINVPPLTEERRRDLVKKAKGEAETGKIAIRNIRKDANEKIKKLKSEGVSEDEIKTGEAEVQKLTDVYIAKVDQLSEAKEKDIMTV